The stretch of DNA ATGGCGATAACGATGCATACTTTAACGATGTGGAACTTGAACAAGAGCCACAATATACCCTACAAGGTCACTTAATTTATAACTTCAGTCGAGGTCACTGGTTGTCGCTCAATGCCAATTTTTATTTCGGCGGCGAGACTGAGAAAAATAAAATCGATTCTTTCGATTCCCAAGAAAATTCACGTTTTGGTATTACCTATTCAGCCCCAATAAACAGAAGCAATAGCATTAAACTCTACGCCAGCACAGGAGTTATAACTCAAGCAGGCAGCGATTTTGATACATTAGGGGCGGTATGGCAGTACATCTTTTAGCGCTGCCCCTACTCAATATAAGATAATTAAGCTTGTTCGCTACATCCTCCTTAAACAATGAGCAAAAAAAGGGTTCAACGACAACAGCCACTGAACCCATTTTTAAATCTTTAGTGTTAGGTAAATTTAGTCGATATCGTCAAAATACCAGTAGCCAGCATTCACCCAAGCGGTTAATTGCTCAACCACTTCGATATCTTCTAACCACGGGCTTAAGTTCACTGCAGTTAGCTCTTGGGTATCACATAACAATGCAATCAACGCTTCTCGACTGGCTGAAAGCGTAAATTGCTCGCCATTGATATAAAGCACACCGTCAGCAACGCTTGCTTCGAAATACAGGGTACGCAGTCCGCCAAGCTTAATTAAAGGCTGCTGCTTAAGTTGCTCGGTCACATCTAAGCTTTGGAAACCTAAATGCTCTTCTGGCAAATCCAGTTCACACTTAGATTGAGTGAGGTAACGACCGCTAAACTCGCTAACTAACTTGTCATCAAGCGTGGCAAACAGTTGTTGCTTAATACGCTCAAGATCGCCGTTGTTAACAACACCAGAGTTTTCGCTTAATACACGATCAGGATCGGCAATTTGCTCATTACACATATCTTTGTCGATGATGTGGTCTGCCATAGCGCTGATCATATCTTTGGCTGACGCAGTTCTATAACCCACAGAAAAGCTCATTGATGGCTCTATCGTGACGCCGTCATGAGGGTACCCTGGCGGTAAATATAAGATATCGCCTGGTAGTAATTCAACATCAATGATGGGGTCGAATGCTTCGGTGTGCAGTAATGCTGGGTGCGCTGCAAATTCTTTATGTGGTCCAAGATCACCCACTCTCCAACGACGTCGGCCGGAACCCTGGCAAATGAATACGTCATAAAGATCGATATGTGGACCGACTCCGCCACCCGGTGTGGCATAGCTGACCATGACGTCATCTAAGCGCCAGCGTGGGATAAAATCAAAACATTTTATCAGTTCTTCAGCTTCAGGCACCCAGTTGTTAAGCGCTTGCACGATTAACGTCCAGTCTGTTTCACCAAGTTCTTCATAAGATTCAAATGGGCCAAACTCAGCTTGCCATTCATCATGTTCTTTAAACACGCGGCGTGATTCAACCACGTCTTCGCAAGCAAGCCCTGCCATCTCTTCTGGTGAAAGAAGATCTTTAAAGTTTTTAAAGCCTTGACGGATCACCAGTGGTTTCTTTTGCCAGTACTGCTCTAGAAACTGTTTTGGCGTTATACCATTTAAATCTAATTGCATATTTGTTACCCACTATAATTTGCGGCGATACTAACAAGTATTAGCATTTAGTAATTTGGTCGAGATCATAAAACGGCTGATTAGTCGTCTTAAACGACGTAATAACGCCGCGGTATGCAATTAACCACAACATTTAAATTGACTCGCTTCGCTGTAGAACTACAATAACGACAAATTTAATAGGGCGCGTAGCACATTGGCACACTTTTCAACTGCAGTAGACTCTCATCGTTTAAGCACCGAACTTAGCAGCAAAGCCAACACCGTTATTGTGTTGGATTTCGAGACCACCGGCTTATCGCCCACCCAAGGTGACCGTGCGATAGAGATCGGAGCTGTGATGTTAAAAGACGGCATTGTCATCGATAGGTTTCAAGAGTTAATGAACCCAGGGTTTCGCGTTAGCAGCTTTATCGAAAGTTACACTGGCATTAGCAATCAAATGCTCAGTAGCGCTGCACCTTGCGATGAAGTGATGGATCAATTTGCGGACTTTATCGGTGATTATAATCTGGTTGCCCACAACGCCTCTTTCGATCAACGTTTTTTAGACGCCGAACTTAAATCGATAGGTCGAGACTATAGCGGTGAATTCGCCTGTTCTATGTTAATAGCCAGAAGACTTTATCAAGATGCACCGAACCATAAACTTGGCAGCTTGATCCACTATAAGCAGATTGAACACGACGGTGTATTTCACCGAGCGTTAGCGGATTCAGAAATGACGGCGGACCTATGGTTAGTGATGCTCGATGATCTTAAACAAGATCATCATATTCAACACCCTGAATTTAAGTTGATGCAGGCAATAACCAAACAAAGCAAAGCCAACGTGCAAAGGTACTTGGCGAGCCAAGGCCGCTAGTGCTCATGAGTATGGTCTATGTGCTTCGTCAACCTTAGAACATCTTAAACTGCTAAGTTGATTGTCTAATCACAAGATTGGTCGGGATCAACTGTGGTGATACCTCTTCGCCATTAATCAGCTTTAACACGCTTTCGACTAGAATTTCTCCAGCAAGTTTGGTGTTCTGCTTAACCGTGGTTAAAGGTGGATTAGCAAAACTTGCCACTGGTATATCGTCATAGCCTACGACTGCAATATCAGCGGGTACCGATAACCCTTTGGCATTGAGCGCTCTAATTGCACCTATCGCGATAAGATCACTTGCCGCAAAAATGGCGTCAAACTTCTCGCCACTGTTAAGTAATTTATTAGTCGCCTCAAAGCCTGAGGTTTCGGTACTTATCGCTTCGAAAGGGATTGTCTCACTCGGTTTTATGTTGGCTTTTTCTAGTGCGGCCAGATGACCCAGATAACGATCTCGAAATTCAGGGCTGTGACTTGAGGAGTCGCCCACAAAAACAATATCTTTATAACCCAGTGCCAATAGATGCTCTGTCGCGCTCATGCCGCCTTGATGATTATCACAACCTATGGTCAGAACCGACTTATGATTATGTTCAGCTCCCCAAATAACAAAGTGGGTATTTTGCTCAAGTAATCTTGCTAACTTTCTCTCGTAATCTACAAAGTCACCGTAACCAAGCAGTATGATGCCGTCGGCCTTATTACTGTCTTCGTAGTCAGCATGCCAATCACTACTTAGCTGTTGAAATGAGACCAGTAAGTCATAGCCTTTTTGGGCCGATGCGCGTGTTATAGAGCCGAGCATTGATAGGAAAAAAGGATTAATTAATGAATCATCGTTAGTTGGATCTTCACAAAGCAGCAAGGCTAGCGTTTGGCTATTTTGCATCCGCAAGTTACTGGCATTTTTATCCACTTTGTAGTTAAGCTCTTTTG from Shewanella sp. Choline-02u-19 encodes:
- a CDS encoding ribosomal protein uL16 3-hydroxylase, with product MQLDLNGITPKQFLEQYWQKKPLVIRQGFKNFKDLLSPEEMAGLACEDVVESRRVFKEHDEWQAEFGPFESYEELGETDWTLIVQALNNWVPEAEELIKCFDFIPRWRLDDVMVSYATPGGGVGPHIDLYDVFICQGSGRRRWRVGDLGPHKEFAAHPALLHTEAFDPIIDVELLPGDILYLPPGYPHDGVTIEPSMSFSVGYRTASAKDMISAMADHIIDKDMCNEQIADPDRVLSENSGVVNNGDLERIKQQLFATLDDKLVSEFSGRYLTQSKCELDLPEEHLGFQSLDVTEQLKQQPLIKLGGLRTLYFEASVADGVLYINGEQFTLSASREALIALLCDTQELTAVNLSPWLEDIEVVEQLTAWVNAGYWYFDDID
- a CDS encoding LacI family DNA-binding transcriptional regulator, producing MVTKATSIDIAYKAGVSQSTVSRALRDSPLVNLETRQRIQAIAKELNYKVDKNASNLRMQNSQTLALLLCEDPTNDDSLINPFFLSMLGSITRASAQKGYDLLVSFQQLSSDWHADYEDSNKADGIILLGYGDFVDYERKLARLLEQNTHFVIWGAEHNHKSVLTIGCDNHQGGMSATEHLLALGYKDIVFVGDSSSHSPEFRDRYLGHLAALEKANIKPSETIPFEAISTETSGFEATNKLLNSGEKFDAIFAASDLIAIGAIRALNAKGLSVPADIAVVGYDDIPVASFANPPLTTVKQNTKLAGEILVESVLKLINGEEVSPQLIPTNLVIRQST
- a CDS encoding 3'-5' exonuclease, yielding MAHFSTAVDSHRLSTELSSKANTVIVLDFETTGLSPTQGDRAIEIGAVMLKDGIVIDRFQELMNPGFRVSSFIESYTGISNQMLSSAAPCDEVMDQFADFIGDYNLVAHNASFDQRFLDAELKSIGRDYSGEFACSMLIARRLYQDAPNHKLGSLIHYKQIEHDGVFHRALADSEMTADLWLVMLDDLKQDHHIQHPEFKLMQAITKQSKANVQRYLASQGR